Below is a genomic region from Helianthus annuus cultivar XRQ/B chromosome 2, HanXRQr2.0-SUNRISE, whole genome shotgun sequence.
AATGCATAAAGATAGGCGCATACCCGGAGTTAGTTTCCTATGTGTGCATATTTTCCCATGTGCGCATATGTAGTGATATTTTATATGTGAGAGCTGTCCACATTTGGTGATAGAGACTCTTTGTCTCACATAtaaatagattttttttattgtgtGTTGACTACTTCTAACTACGTCTAATCTTTGGGTTTTGCGGCGAAATATAAAGATAAGGATATGTGTTCCCAAATATAAACATCAAGAGATAATTGTATAAAGATTAAATAGGCTTATAATTATTTTTACGGAAATATGGGTGTTAAGCAATACTTGGAGAAATGAGAAGTAAGCAACCGGACAATGTCCAAAATGGACCAAAGCATCTAAATTCATGGCACAACTTTGTAAACTTAAGACTTTCTTTTTCTAACTTGCACCTGTATTATGGACCTATGAAGCAGGCTCGGTTCATTTTCAACCAAATTCATTTTTTACACATCTAAAACAAAATTTGAAGGTCTGCAAACACGTACTATAATTTGTCATATTTGAACATGTGTAAATACGTTTTAATGTGTTGTAATACTgtattatttttcaaaaaaaaaaagaaagaaaagaaagccATGTAAGACTCATACGTAAGTGTGACCTTTTTTTGAGAAGATTTGAGTTCTTTCGGTAAACATGCAACTATGTAATACAAAGTACAATAAACATGAGCATTGAACACCAAAGTTATATACTTACAGTTTGATCTCTTGATATAATAGTTCGTATCGATCAGGATAAAATAAAAACTCCTTCAAGTTGAGAGAACATGTGAGAACTCTATATatcgtttttttttaattttgctaGTATTTCTTATATGTATCTAAGagttgaaattaaaaaaaaaaaaaaaaaaaaaaaaaaaaaaaacgtttgcaaaaatgtacacatgtgtaaaaaataaAGTTCCATAACTAAATATCTATcattttttacatatgtttaagagtaaaatgcccggttagtccctgtggtttggtaaaatttcacccttagtccccaacttttggaaattacacccgtgctccctgtggtttgacagtttgttactcggatagtccctggagtggatgtccgttagtttCTCCGTTAAATCTATGttaaatgacaaaattacccatatacacacacataacgAATAAAGTGTTTGAAAAATTTCTTGTCTGTACATAAAACCCAATAGTTGTGCATCCCACATCCCACATCACCACCACCTCCATCATACACTGCCATCACCACCTGCCTCCACCCCCATAACCAATGCAATCACCAGCTGTCACCATCCCCAATGCCACAATATGAACCACCATCAAACCGACAAGAATCCCTGATTCCTTCCATAAAATCAAACCAACGAAACCTTaattttaaaaatcaaatcgattTGGGGCTATAAACAAAGCGGTGGTGGTACCTGGTGGTTAACGATGACACACAACAAGATAAGACAATGAATCTGCATTGTTTAGGTTCCACCTCACTTATCTCTTCTGTACGGTAGTGGAGGTGGGTGGCAAAGGTAGGGAAGGGGAGGTGGATGACGGTGGTGGAGAAGGGGATGTGGTAAACGGTGGTAGTTGTGGTAGGAGGTGGTTGTAACGGTGGTGTCGACCCCCACCACAACCTAATTTTAGATGGTCGCTGCCGTAGTTGTCAACCTGCAATATCACCAATATCTCCCCATCGCTGGAACATTAACCATAATTGTTATCTCTAATCACAACCAAACAACGAAACCCTAATCCGACCAGATACGAGTCTGACATCTCCGATGGAATCCCTTTCCTCACTTTAGCAGTTGAACGCGTCAAGGCGATGCACATGCCGGAATGGGGTCGTTGATCTGAAGTTCACCGgctcctttctctctctctctctctctcataatttctctctctctctcgtgatTTCTCTCTCTCTATTTTGATCTGATGGGAGCACGGTTGTTAATGGTGGTGGAAGCTGATGGGTGGAGGTTAAGGATGAGCTGGTGGTATGTGGGCCCCacaaataaacaaaaatattattttttttcttgagtaagggcattttagtcatttcaaGTGGACTTAACGACGAAACTAACGaacatccactccagggactatccgagtaacaaactgtcaaaccacagggagcacgggtgtaatttccaaaagttggggactaaggGTGAAATTTTACCAAAACACAAGGACTAACCGGGCATTTTACTCTATGTTTAATATAGTTTTACAACTTATTTACATGTGTGCATACatgttttttagtttttataaagcatgttagaataaaaaaaaactaaaaagataTTACCTGTCTCATGAGTTCTCTCAACTCAAAGGAGTTCTTAATTTTAACATTATCATACATTACCTTATATCTTAAAACAAAAGGTCGATGACTGTCACATCACAGCctgcatttacttttatatatatgCACTCTTTGAGCTAAGGAAATTCAATTTGGAGTTTGGTTTGATGGTTGTTGCATCTCAAGCTGAAGAAGGGGTCACGAGTTTGACTCTTCCTCCTTCTCTTCTCCTTAAATGGAGTTGAGATTTCTTTTTTCCCAGTTAGAGTTTTTCTTATTGTTCAAATGCAGTTTAAATTTCTTTTTTCATAATTGGAGTTTCAATTTTATATCATCATTATTactcttgagtcaaaactttctAAAATTAATTATTTACATATGATTTAATATTTGTTTACTTATCTTAAAAATAAAAGTTGGTCTCTACACTTTTTAATTTGACACCTACACCTCCTATTCTTTGAGTAAGTTACAAATTCAATTCTAATTTTTGGTAATTGATAACTTTGACCAGTCAACCTTTCTTCTTAATAACTTGGCGTCTCATTTATTTGAATTGTTTTTACAACTTTACTCCGTAGCGTGTCACacattaatatgttttttttatctATGCCTAATTATGTTAATGTATAAATAACTTTTATAATTTTACATGGTTGTCTAAGTTACCATTACAACTTTACACCGCAACGACGGAGACATTCTCTTTTTTTATCTATGTCAAATGACGTTAATATCACAAACATACCGTGTGTAACAATGTAAAAACGCATAATTTCACGTGCGGGCATTACACGTTAATGTCATCATCGTACATTGTAACCACAATACTTATATAGGTTACACTGAGTAGATCGGATACGCCGAAACACGTGTTTTTCTATGATTACACCGTAGCGTGTCACacattaatatgttttttttatctATGCCTAACTATGTTAATGTCTAAGTAACTTTTACAATTTTACATGGTTGTCTAAGTTACCATTACAACTTTACACCGCAACGACGGAGACATTCTCCTTTTTATCTATGTCAAATGAAGTTAATATCACAAACATACTGTGTGTAACAATGTAAAAACGCGTAATTTCACGTGCAGGCATTACACGTTAATATCATCATCGTACATTGTAACCGCAATACTTATATGGGTTACACTGAGGTAGATCGGATACGCCGAAGCACGTGTTTTTCTATGATTAACACACCACATAACGTACCACCGATTATAAACAATTAAGGTGTCATAGCCGTAACACACGACGCATGGCAGTTTTAGCATACCTGTCGGTTTAAATTCGCGTTTCAATGGAAAGGACTAACGTTTGACATAAACTGTTTCCTAAAACGAATatagtcaaatataatacgtttttatcCTTATTTTGTGTACGAAGGCGAGTCGAGTCAAATATAATAGTTTTTCATTCAGAGTTGACATAATATTTTTCAGTCAAATATAATAGTCAAATATACAATATAAAGTCGAGTTACTTTAACTTTCAACGCCGTAACGCGCGGCGAGTCAAAGTCCTAgtttatataaaagaaaacatttctGCATTAGAAATAAAAATATGTGACGTtattctcctatatattaataaatgaatgaaatgaacagtaaactataatataataaaatattatatttagtttttttaatagttttattatcttaatattataataattgttaCCTCATTTACTTTTTAAGCCTGATAAGTTTGGTGTTAACCGGTACTTGTATCGAAAATGTCAGTTCGTTATCGGTACATGTCGGTAAAAACCAGCTCCAGCCTggtacataaaacgccaaaagtcgttaccggattgagtttgataatcttttagttcgagaaatttggtactactaccatttgctcatccctgatcacgggtatcGTACGAACACCAACgatatcgtacaacttttttttagtttcaggggtagggatgagctcgatgccaactgataccgaatcgatattggtatcgaaaataccggttacggtatcagtatatgaaggtaaaacccggtagcgaaccggtactaggaacgccaaacgtcagtaccgaactggtacttaggatctttcggttcatgaaattcggtaccggtacccattactatttgctcatctctgactacgggcttctaccgaacaacatcattaccatacaacttttttagttgattttctttcggttattttttagtgtttttttctacattttctttttattattgtcAGCGATTCCGTgtgcaacgcgctcgtagtgatttcgaacacatataaacacagactaaataacaaaataagttcACCGCAACACGGCGACCGGTTTTATAACTAGTATATTTGATATTCCATAAAAGAAAACGCACACTTATAAGTCAGCTTGTATAATACATTTTTAATAATAAAACTACACACAAACTCAACTTGTCtaatatatctatatatattaataaatgagataaTTTGGGCCATATGGCTTTTGATGGTGGAGaatttttgctgatgtggcatgttATGGTGTAGTATATGGTGATTTTAGGAGGGAATCCATTAAAAATGCACTCCTTGCTTTTGGACGCGGGATCCGTTTTGAGTTTGGATCATCCTACACCCGTTCATTCGGATCATATATATTGTCTTTAACAAAccctaagaccacccgtagtggtttagaaaaataatgcccccaccatggggcattatcctaCACGTGTCATCGCAGTCAGCATGGTGCGTtgttgcaaaagtggcgtagtgggaataatgcctgataatgccccttccaatcattaaacaaaaaaaaagcaaactattttctcattggtGGGTCAAACCCAGTCAAACCTTCCTTCTTCCAATTTAGGCGTTTTAATTATAATGCCCaagcaatttttttttcaaaaataatgccccataatgccctatgtaatgggggagtgggcgtttttttttaaacaatgccccactacacatggtctaaagcTTCACAACCACACTTCTCTCAAATGAAAACACACACAATTCAACCTACCACAATTCTCTGAAACCCTAAATCCTCTAGATGTTTATGTGAAATCGATCTTCCATATGATCCAATCCATCTTCTTCTTTGATTCAAGTTTCTCTCACTTTACTTTTCATTGCAAACCCTAGCCAAACCTTTGCATCATCATCCTTCAATTGTTCTTCGTCAATTCATCATTCCCAATGACCAGGTATGAGTACTTATATGATTATTTATTGTAATGTTTAATCTATTGTATCTTCTTCAGACCTAATCATCTCGATTCTCTCATCGAACGTCGGTTTTTTCTGATAAAGTTGATCGTGTTTTCTTGAATGTTTCAATTTGTTTCAGTCGATCTTAAGAGTAAGCTTCTTATCCATCTTTGATTATTCTGATCCATTGATAATAACAGGTATGCGTTTGTTTAACAGGTCTgcattttttttccttttatggTTCATTCAAAACCTCCTGCTGTTGCTGCTACTGATGAAAGTTTTGGGAAATTTGAGACATTTCAAGAATCTGGATCAAAGCCAGAGGTAAATCAAAGCTTATATTACTTTTGTTTTCTACCACTATATATGTATTTAATGTTTCATTCTTATTAGTGTTCTTTTCTCATTCTTTGATCGTTATTACTTAATACAGATGGAGTCCGTCAATAAAAAAATTTGTGAGATTAACATTTTATATGTTATAGTTGCAAATTTACGCTCTCTACCTTTTGGAAACTGTATATTAGACTGGCAATTACGTTAAGAACGATATTGCTTCAGTGTTGTGGTGTTTTCATCGAGGTTAAGAGAAGGTATAACGATTCATAGTTTTATCATTCATATTAGTAAGTATATGCGAGTTGTATGCTAAAAAAAGTTTTAGTAATCTCCACACCAACTGTATGCTAAAAAAAATTTAGTAAGGCGACATAGTTAGATTCATATTTGAAAAGATCACATCAGATGTCAATATTGTTGAATCAACTGTTTGTTTATTTGCAATTCGCACATGGTATTTGTACATAATTTTCAATTTAgttttcaacttcaacaaataTTTAACATGGATAAGGAAAAGAAAAGGTAGTTACAACAAAAGCTCATGGAAATGTGAATTATATAGTTTTTTTTGTTtgatctttattttattttatttttttgtaaaagatTTAATCTATTTAGTGACTTCTATAGGACGGACCAACTTAGTGTGGATGTTTTGCATTTTTGTGGATATTGTTTATAATTTATTAATATAATTGACATCAATCGCAACTTAGAAATGTGCACATTTTCATTTTACTTTTTGGATCTGTGGTTAACAATGTCATCGGTCTCTAAAGAAATCATGTTAATATTTGGGTCTCCAGCGAAGTTCGAGTGGAAGGATTGGAGGCATTTGATTATCTTGACAAGTTGAAGAATAGGGAGAAATATACAAAACAAGAGGATGCTATAACCCTTGAAACAAAGATAATGTTGTTATCTCTTTGATTACTTTGCCAAAGTTAAGGTTTATGTGGTGTTAATTGTTTACCTAGGTGGACAATCTAATCACACCATCAAAGATTCCCACCGTGAATCATGAAAGGATACACACATTTGTCGTTCAGAAAGATGGGATGGACGATGCTGGTGAGCATTTGCATTTATCATTGTCCTGAAACCTTTTTATAAAGAAGCATCAcaggtttttatatttattttctttcAACATTATAAATATTTTCATTTATTATCTTTCAATCTTATAAATATTTTCATTAAAAAGAATGTTTATGTTATGTTCAATAATTGTCATTTAGGGGTGTTCATAAACTGTTGAGACCGACCAGACTGCCTAAATCAAAGCAAATTCGACAGTTCAATTTCGGGTTTGGAACTTGGAACCAGCCATTTTCCTTTATCATTTATATTACTCTTTTATATTTTTGAATATGTCGTTTTGCAAATCAAATATTTTCTTGAACCatgtttattaattttaaaatatttatacaAACCACCAACTTTGAATTAACAAAAAAATCAAACCGAACTGATGTGTCCGGTTTAGCTTagtgttttattaaaaccagCGAACCGTGAACGCCTCTATTCTCATCCACCATCAACTAAACTGCATGACCTGTTTCCAATCAACCTTTTCACTAACGTTTTTAAAATTAGTGGTGTGGAACCCATGGGATAAGAAGGCAAAAAATATGGCTGATTTAGGAGACAATGAGTACAAACACATGCTTTGTGTGTAGGCAACAACAATTGAAAGCCAATTTACACTAAAGCCCGGTGAAGTATGGAAGTATGGAAACTTTAGTGATTATAGATCTCTTTTATTTCTCACATAAACAACTACTGACTCAACTAACATTGAAGTATAAGAAAATGATTACATATATTCATAAATAACTTTTTTTATACGTTTTACATTGTTCAACCTGTGTAAGTTCTAACCGCCGGAAGTCACATAGATGCTCACTTTCTTTTGACAAGGCTATCTCCAGGCCACACTTTTGCATGAGGTTAGCTTCATCTTTACCACACTATCACTCTTTCCTTATtctatttttttggatttttttttctgaaattttcatgattatattcatgcatatgaGTACCATACAATTTCACTCTTAATAAGAGATAGACATTTCAtgtttgtaattatttttaaagataaaatATTCTATGTGACAATCCTCAAAACTTTGATGTAACAAAAAAGATAATCATCATTTTAACAAAACTAAGGTCCTAAAAGTTAGATGAGCCGGTTAATATTGGTTGTATTGTACAAATTTTTGAAAGCAAACGTTACAAGTCTTTTTATAGTGTAAAGGGCTTTGGTGTGATTGATTTGGGTTCTTAGCTTTGTCATACAGGTGGCAAAATGGGCGGGGCGGGCCGAGCAAGTGGGTAAATGGGTTGAAGAAGGCATTTTTGGTGCGGGTCAACCCGCGACCAATAATAACTCTTTATCTACTATTTGGTATTTTTAACATTATTGCAAAACATGGTTGTAAAAACtatattttcacaaaaaaaatATCATCATTTTCTTAAGATAGCTCTATTACCATTGCGGGTCAGTCGATATCCCTCGGATTTCATGCAATTATATATGTGCACTCTCTGTTTAACTATTCAAGTGCATGAGCCTTGTCATCGTTTCGAATAGCCATGCTTAGGTGCCAATAAGATTCTTTTTCGGTTGTGATGAATATATCTGATTTTCCTAAAGGCTATGACTAACCAAACTTGCGCATACTTGGTTCAAGATTATTGACAAAGTTAAACTATATTTATAATAATTATGTATACGGGTTATAAGTGACTAGCCTATATTTTATCATCAATCTTTTTTATAAAGTTTAACCTTTATTTGGGTTGTTATTGTATTCTAATGCAGGGAAGCCACCATCTACTTACCACATGTTGGAGCATGTTTATTTAAGCAAAAAAGGGCTTAAATCTGGTGATTCTCTTTTGTTTGTCAGGTATTCTTCTTTTTAAAATAGTCAAAATATAGATTCAAATTCATGCAGCAAGTTTGATTTTACAtgtaatttaatttaatataatttGTTTCTAAATATTATACAAATATCTAAAATGTTTATCTATGAAAACAAGGGACAAAATGGTAATATTAGATTTAAACAAAAGAGCTATGGTGTACTGCAAGATATGATAATAATAGGTTTATAGCATTTTTATACTTAATACTTTTATTAGAAAAGTAAAATGATGCAACATTCATAGACAAGAAACCAAGTAAGATGACTAAGATCATCTGTTTTATCTTATTATTGGCTGAATTATTTGATCACTGAATAATTTTCTTATATTGTTTATAGATAAGTGAATCAAATTAGATCAATGTAGGCCGTTTTCAGTTTTAAGTGGTTAGAAAATATTTATTTCAACCCGTTTACGTAAGAATGAGTCAATTTGGGTTATGTTATGTGCAACGGGTCAAATTGGTAAATTCttaaaaaatagctaaaaatgtaacgggtcaaatgggACGATCCATGTATGTTCTAATAGTAATGGGTCACACGGGTAAACTTCTTTGTTTTGTGACACTTATAAGTGAAGTAAGCTCATTTAAACCGCCCCTCAATAAGCTCATTTGGTCTATTACAATATTTGGTCATTGATCTAGGATATTTCATATATTTTAAACAAATTTTTCCTTCTGTAGGTGTGGGAGAAGGATGTCACATAGAAAGTTTGGGTACCCTAGCCATAGTCCCGTGGATTTCTTTCCAGGAAGTGTGCTGCTCACCACAAAGAAAAAGGTAcacattttttgttttttttattgagATTTGGTAAATAATTGCCTACATTGTGTtcttttttgctgaatttttaaacaattctTTATTGCTAAAGTGTGCTACCGGTTATGGTTTTATTTTCTGATTATAAATGTCCGGTGAATCAAATGTGCTCTGATTTTGGTGTTGAATACGTAGTATTGATTTTAGGTTATGTTCTTCATcggttattgtttttttatagCGCAATCAGAGCATAGGTATTGATTTTTAGGTTATGCTCTTCATCAAGTGGGGTTTTTTGATAGAGCAATCAGAGCGTAGGTATATCTTTTTTTTGTCAACATGGCTTTCTTTAGATCTTATCCATTCAACTTAGattttataaacatatatttCATAGCCAAATTTTACAGATCAATTTCTAAACTAATGAGTTATCATAGACGTATTAAAGAGGGAGTGAAATTGGGAGTGGAGGTTCCCATTATATGAAGAAACAAGAACTTTGAATGTAGATAAAATGGACAAAGAAAGAAGATGAGGTAACAGGATGTTGGATTAAGTTTATAACTTATACTTTTATACTTTATTTTCTTTATTCATTGGATATGTTTAATGGTTTATTGGTTTTCATGTACATAATGTAGACATTTTTAGTTAAGATttcatcaaaaagatttataaaaatgACATTCATATATTTGATTAAAGTTTCAAGATAttcaatgaatgatttaaatatatGGGGGTGGTGGTGTGCGTGAGCTTTGGTTTGAGTTTTTGTCGTGTGTCAAACGTCAGATTGTAGATGGGGCTGCGATATACCTATCAGTCTTTCTGTGTTTTTGCTTCGCGAGGTGTTactttttcttttgtttcttaAGGGATGCATCTTCACAATATATTGGTATATTTTCATGGATTAGTTGTGCTAATTATTAATTGTTATTTCATTTTCAGATATGGGTAGGGGTTGTGTTTATCGACTTGGTGTGGTTTCCATGTTACAAGATTAAACTGATTAGATTACAGCATGGATTTTATTGCTAATGGATGAAATTTCAGGTTGCACACGAGCATATTAAAGCTGCTGTTAAATAGCACACAAGAGCATATTAAAGCTGCTGTTAGCATATTCCATTGAGATGTGTTTGAGTTTTAATGATCAAATAGTTGTCTATTTAGAATTAAAATTGGCGAGAGTTGGTTCTTTTCATAGAAAAAGATGAACATGTGTATCATGTAACTGTGTAAAATTGTAACATTATAACATTTTTGAGataaaaagaaaactaaaaattTTATCTCAAATTTTagttttgacttttgaaaacatgactttgaattttgatgtttgaACCTTAAATTTGGAACTGAACTTTGTTCTCAATGTGTCTACACAAAGAAATATTTATGCTCTTCGGCTTAAAAGGCTCTTGAACCagccaatgaggtagtggtggagtggttgtgGAAAGACTTGGTGTTTCAtgtgacccaggttcgactcccactctccccattatattattttctgcggcatccagaTGAAGGGCGAATATGGGTGGCGctggttcgtcttggatgggaggcaaggttttaccgattattccactttcgtgccttcgggcgggtggaggtcgggttttcGCGCAtatgggagagccaaggggctagCGGCACTCGAGCAGTGACCTTGGCCACTGCGGTGGTTGGCATGTCGTTCCTTGTCGTTTAAAAAGGGCTCTTGAACCAAACTTTAAATATAACTAGGAATTGAACCCACGCGTTGCACTGGCCAGGAATGTGGTTGGTTTCGGTGCATCCGTTAAAGGCAAAGTAAAAATATAGTCATAAGAGTGTTCTCATTGGAATCTCTATCCATGCTATTATGTCTTATATATGTTTTGTCCACTGTATTGTGGGTGTTGTTAGATAACAAAACATAAAATCCACACTTAATTAATTCTTATAATATCCGTTTATATAGATCAGTTACTTATTTTATCAATAGATAAATCTTTAATAGATTTATAATAATCAAAAATCATTAGTGGATAATTTGCCTTTTGTAATAATCCAGTTTCAGTAATAGTATTTTCATTTATATACAGTGGATTTGATATGAAtattttttaatatgttttaAGGTTTTTACAAAAGTAATTTTTCTAACAACTTAAAAGAATATGAAAAAAGTTATATGAAAGAACAACTCTAACTTTGAAAGGTGAGAATACGATAGAATAATGTATAATATAGGTTCTAATAAtctattataataaataaaagtttttaTTTTGTGTTATGGGCCGTTCAGTAAGGCGAGTTTCTGCTCCGGTTCTTGCCCAAAGTTTCAGACCCTACTCGCAACTCCAATTactacaactttcaattcaaaacaattataaaacaaaATTACGTTTGAAAACatctctttttattttatttaatgacatagttcgattaatataaagtaatttttcctacccgcgaagttcgcgggtgataacctagttattttatataaaagaaaatgctTGAAGATGAAATGagaattttaattatttttaactttattGACCATTAAAGACTAAGTTAGTTTCCCATGCCAAAAGGTTTTTCATCCGGataaaaatgttatataataatatattgtattatATTGATAAAACATCTTACATTTATAATATAGGGTgaggatcaaatagaaagtttattttggctagcaaggataggaagcaataggattatgacatgtggcaaaatttaaaataaataggaatggtattttagtcaattttatccaattttcttccttcttctcccctAGTTATCCAAGCACGCCCTGTGCCTCATGCCAAAGGACAACATCTTCTAAATATCATCGTTGAAATTCAGCCAAGAAAGAAACCAAACATGCCTCGTGCCCTAAAGGCATGGGTACTGCCTCAACCACAAAAGGCAAAAATCATATCCTTGGAAGATTTCAAAAATCCGATCGGCCCCGCAAATTTGACCAGGTTTGTGCCCTGAAGACACACCCTGTGCCTGGTTCCAGCATTGATCTGGTTATATTTCAACAGGCACCGACCATGCCATCCAGGCAAGCCCCGTGCTTCGACCTCTAGCAACTATAAATAGAGAGCCTTGGCTACCCTTTCCTCTTCTTCACAACACACTCTTATTCTATCCACTTTCTCTAATCATTGTAATCATTAAGGTTAGTAAGAACATTCATTATGTGTAATCAACCTTTTAATGATTAATAAAATCCTTTCAAGTTTGATGAAAACTATTTTGACGGCCATTCTTGGCTAAGGTTCTAATGAGTGTTTGGGGAAAACAAACCCCCTGATGGGGAGTTAACGAAAACAAGCTATGGATTAACAAGAGGCGTGTGTGTGTTAATGACTTTAAGTAAGATGTATATACTGAAAGTGAGTGAAACGTTTGTGTCGACGCTAGTGAGGTCCATGTAATCTTTCTTCTAAATCCTTAAAAACTAACCAATAATCTTGTGTTTCCTCTAGTGCGGAATATTCATGTTTTCTATGTCTATGTAGAGTCAAAATGTTAATTGCTTGAAAGAGGGTCAGAGGTTTTGGTATGGGACTTTGGCTTTGGTAAATTATTGTCAAAGCGTGGAGATAAGATTAAAGCGCCGAGGACTTAGTTTATATCATCGTCACTACTCTTGGGGAGATAAGATCAAGCCAATAGTTCAATAGTGATGGATCGTGTAAACCTCTTATGATTATTTTTTACCTAATATTAACCACAAAGGTATATAGTTTTCCTGCTAATTCGGCAATATCGTTGTGATCTGCTCCAACCTTGCAGGGCGTTTCTTTGTTGATTCAAACCAATATGGTTAAGTGTAAGAGAGTCCCTAAAACAGAACTCCACAACTATATAACATTAATAGAATACAACTTATTGCCTAAAAAACGAGCTCTTGTGATCCATGGTAACTTTTAGTTAACGAAGCATCAAGAGGTAACAAATATCCTAAACACCAATTTTCTTATCATTGATTACAAATCTATCTTTTTatctctttattttatttttttgagctACA
It encodes:
- the LOC110920911 gene encoding uncharacterized protein LOC110920911 isoform X2; the encoded protein is MLEHVYLSKKGLKSGDSLLFVRCGRRMSHRKFGYPSHSPVDFFPGSVLLTTKKKIVDGAAIYLSVFLCFCFARYGLHTSILKLLLNSTQEHIKAAVSIFH
- the LOC110920911 gene encoding uncharacterized protein LOC110920911 isoform X1, with protein sequence MDDAGKPPSTYHMLEHVYLSKKGLKSGDSLLFVRCGRRMSHRKFGYPSHSPVDFFPGSVLLTTKKKIVDGAAIYLSVFLCFCFARYGLHTSILKLLLNSTQEHIKAAVSIFH
- the LOC110920911 gene encoding uncharacterized protein LOC110920911 isoform X3, whose amino-acid sequence is MDDAGKPPSTYHMLEHVYLSKKGLKSGDSLLFVRCGRRMSHRKFGYPSHSPVDFFPGSVLLTTKKKIWVGVVFIDLVWFPCYKIKLIRLQHGFYC
- the LOC110920911 gene encoding uncharacterized protein LOC110920911 isoform X4, translating into MDDAGKPPSTYHMLEHVYLSKKGLKSGDSLLFVRCGRRMSHRKFGYPSHSPVDFFPGSVLLTTKKKIWVAHEHIKAAVK